In one window of Cellulophaga sp. HaHa_2_95 DNA:
- the ribH gene encoding 6,7-dimethyl-8-ribityllumazine synthase: MATANKNLSVYDKATIPNAKDFRFGIVVSEWNTNITEGLFNGAKEALLDCGALVENIIRWDVPGSFELTFGSKKMIATQNVDAVIAIGSVIQGETKHFDFVCDATAQGIKDLNVLTDIPVIFCVLTDNNLQQAIDRSGGIHGNKGTEAAIAAIKMAALGS, from the coding sequence ATGGCTACAGCCAATAAAAATTTATCTGTTTACGATAAAGCTACAATCCCAAATGCGAAAGATTTTCGATTTGGGATTGTTGTTTCTGAATGGAACACGAATATTACAGAAGGATTGTTTAATGGTGCTAAAGAGGCCTTATTGGATTGTGGTGCTTTAGTAGAAAATATTATCCGTTGGGATGTTCCTGGTAGTTTTGAATTAACCTTTGGAAGTAAAAAAATGATAGCAACACAAAATGTTGATGCTGTTATTGCCATAGGAAGTGTTATTCAAGGAGAAACGAAACATTTTGATTTTGTTTGCGATGCTACCGCTCAAGGAATTAAGGACTTAAATGTGCTAACTGATATTCCTGTGATTTTTTGTGTCTTAACAGATAACAATCTACAACAAGCAATAGACCGTAGTGGTGGTATTCACGGAAACAAAGGTACAGAGGCAGCTATTGCAGCTATTAAAATGGCGGCATTAGGTTCGTAA
- a CDS encoding tol-pal system YbgF family protein has protein sequence MATYKKRGYKAKEVNIDSTDEVEFNEQDSTTAEVFSTLDDSANKTEEWVSKNQNYILGVIGAIAVGVLGYLAYDQFVKKPQEADAGNEMFYAMQYFNEALQNPVAQDSLYNLALTGGNGKYGLIDVIDNYGGTESANLASYAAGMSYLNTQKYQEAIDYLSDYTAKDAITDAIAKGGMGDAFMQLNQPEDALGYYEKALSTNTNEYSTPMFLQKAGIAALELNKNDAALKYFERIKEEFAKSPEASLVDAYIAMAKNK, from the coding sequence ATGGCTACATACAAGAAGCGCGGATATAAAGCAAAAGAAGTAAATATTGATTCTACAGACGAAGTTGAGTTCAATGAACAAGACAGTACAACGGCTGAGGTGTTTAGTACCTTAGATGATAGTGCAAATAAAACTGAAGAATGGGTTTCTAAAAACCAAAATTATATTCTAGGTGTTATTGGTGCCATTGCAGTAGGGGTTTTAGGGTATTTAGCCTATGATCAATTTGTAAAAAAACCACAAGAAGCAGATGCCGGAAACGAAATGTTTTATGCAATGCAATATTTTAATGAAGCCTTACAAAACCCAGTAGCACAGGATTCATTATACAATTTAGCACTTACAGGTGGGAATGGTAAATATGGTTTAATTGATGTTATTGATAATTACGGTGGTACAGAAAGTGCAAATCTTGCTTCTTACGCCGCAGGGATGTCTTACTTAAATACACAAAAATATCAAGAAGCTATTGATTACTTGAGTGATTATACGGCTAAGGATGCCATTACAGATGCTATTGCAAAAGGTGGTATGGGTGATGCATTTATGCAATTGAATCAGCCAGAAGATGCTTTAGGGTATTATGAAAAGGCATTAAGTACAAATACAAATGAGTATAGTACGCCAATGTTTTTGCAAAAAGCTGGTATCGCTGCTTTAGAGTTAAATAAGAATGATGCTGCTTTGAAATATTTTGAAAGAATAAAAGAAGAATTTGCAAAGTCTCCAGAAGCTAGTTTGGTAGATGCTTACATTGCAATGGCTAAAAATAAATAA